gcAGGGGAAAATGGAAGCATTTTTTCCGCGTATGTGTTGCATAATTAatgctcatttttaattcactCTGTGTGgcatttgtttctttttaaagttcAATTCGGACGGCGCGCAGGCATTgggtggaaaataaaaaaaaaaaaaaaaaaaaaaaaaagaattttttttcttttcacatttaAATATGAATTGTACGCACTTGTTAGCGGTGGGTCCAAAGAGCAAACAAATCGCAGGGGCGTGTCGTGCAAAGCGTTAGGAGATTTTCCTGCCCTCTTTCCGCTCATACATGTAAATTGGTTTATTTATTCCCCTTGTTGTTGCAATTGTACAATTTGGACATACGCTTATACTTCTTAATTAGCTGCTTCTTGTTTTTGCCGCTTACAAGATGTGCGTGCTCATCGATCAGCTTCATGGCCGTTCCCTTGTTCTTCGTTTTGTATACCTTGTTCGTGGTGGTGCTGTTGGGAAGGGGTGGAAAGGCAGGTGGAGTTATTTTGGCAAACACATGTGCATGAAGTGTGGTGACGCGTGGTGATGCGCAAAACGCGCCGCGCACTGTATAGGGGCAAATTTGCACGTCTGCGTGTCCGCCTCACTTTTCGTCCGTGGATTTGACGCACAACACAActttccccttctgcaaTCGGAGATTTACGCCATTTTGTTTCACGAGGCCTACGAGAAAGGAAGGGGTGTAAACGAGTAACTCAGCCGCGAAAGGAAGGGGTGTAAACGAGTAACTCAGCCGCGAAAGGAAGGGGTGTAAACGAGTAACTCAGCCGCGAAAGGAAGGGGTGTAAACGAGTAACTCAGCCGCGAAAGGAAGGGGTGGGAACGAGTAACTTAGCCGCGAGAGCAaagtatgcaaaaaaaaaaacgcgtatttctttttctacgCGATGGCCGCTCGCACCGCATAAACACTTGCACGCACAGCCGTCGACATACCACTACTTGAGGGCGTATTTTTGCAGCTAATATTGTAGGAGTCGCATAGGAAATTTCCCTTTCTTccacttttgtttttttttaaaaagcagtTGTTCTTTTTGGTTAGTTCCCAAATGAGGGCATTGCTCACGTTCGACATTTTGCTCACAATTTTggttagctttttttttttttttttttccgaagaggggttttattatatacctTTACGGTAAGAAAAAGTACCCTTTACTGTAACGCGATTTTTACGTTGCTTTACGATGGATGCGCAagcttaaaaaggaaaataattttatcagCTATGGGGTCAATTAAAATAGGGGGAAGGATGTTCAGGTGAATGGGCGAACAATTCAAAGCTTGGGATTTcctcaaatttttattttgaaaaattaaatcaatGGGAGTGTTACCCCTTGGCTGATATGTTGATATGCTGTGATGCTGAGATTAAATTTGCAAACGGTTTTTCGCAAcccgggggaggggggaaagcatACACAGCGCGTCGCTCATATGCAACGTATGCACGAAGAAATGCATAACATTGTAACGCTATGCGTGCGCGCATGCCATTTGGTAAGCGCCTTTTCCGCTGCTAACTTGCGAGGCGCCCCCAAATTGCTGAAGCTGTGCTTTACTTTCCCCATACGGATCTCTAAATTATGCGGGGCAAAGGGagtcgtattttttttttttttttcttccctgtATATGCTAGTTATTTTtgtcccccattttgtggagAAAacgtttcaattttttattttcccttttgacattttttcctccaaattAGGAACAAATTGGCCATTTTAGCAGGCCCCCCATGTGCGCCCCCCTTTATGAagcgcggaaaaaaaaaaaaaaaaaaagaaatctgCTAAGTTGCAATGTTACGAAGTTGCATAAGCGAACAGGGAGCAGTGAAGGAGGGGCAGGATGTTGTAATCCCCACTTGCTAAGTC
The DNA window shown above is from Plasmodium vivax chromosome 9, whole genome shotgun sequence and carries:
- a CDS encoding 60S ribosomal protein L28, putative (encoded by transcript PVX_092730A), whose product is MSNVSNALIWELTKKNNCFLKKNKSGRKGNFLCDSYNISCKNTPSSSGLVKQNGVNLRLQKGKVVLCVKSTDENTTTNKVYKTKNKGTAMKLIDEHAHLVSGKNKKQLIKKYKRMSKLYNCNNKGNK